The segment GGCAGGCCCTGACCAGGGAGGACCCGGGCGATGCCGACCCGTCGCGCGGGCCGATAGACCTCACCTCGGGCCGCGTGACGATACGGGCCCCCCGCCCGGCGGCGGGGGACGCGGCGGCCGACGGCGGGCCCGGTGGGTCAGAGGGGCGTGTCGAGGAGGTGGAGGCGGTGGGCCAGGGCGGCGGCCTCGCCCCGGCCGGCGACGCCGAGCTTGGCGAGGATGTTGGAGACGTGGACGCTGGCCGTCTTGGGTGAGATGAAGAGTTCCTCGGCGATCTGACGGTTGGTACGGCCGGCCGCGACCAGGCCCAGGACGTCCTGCTCGCGGGGGGTCAGGCCGAAGGTGTCGTCCCCGGGCTCCGCGGGTGCCGGGGCCTGCTTCTCCGCAGCCAGGGAGAGGCGGGCGCGGGCGGCGAGGAGCTCCACGTCCTCGCGGAGCGGGCGGGCACCGAGGCGGACCGCGGTGGCGTGGGCCTGACGGAGCAGGGCCGTGGCCTCCTCGCGGCGGCCGCCCTCGACGAGCAGGGCGTCGGCGAGGCGATGGCGGGCGCGGGCCAGCTGGTGGGGGCGTTCGAGCGGTTCGTAGGCGGCGACGACCTCGGCCCAGCGGGCGGCGGTCTCGCGGCCTTCGGCGCGGGCGATCTCCTCGGAGACCTGCCGGGAGTGGGCCTCCCAGACCGGGGCGGGGGTGGCGAGGCGGCGGACGCTGCGGCGGACGACGTCGAGCGCCTCGGCGCGGCCCTCGGCGGCGGCGGGCAGTCCCCGGCTGTCGGCCTCGGCGGTGACGGCGGTGAGGACGAGGGGCCAGCCGTAGCGGTGGGTGCCGGGCGGGAAGCCCGCCGCTTCGGCGGCGGCCAGCTGGGTCCGGACGTCCTCGACGCGTCCCTCGGCGGCGGCCACGGCGATCTCGACCTGTGCCATGGGCAGGACGTACTGGGGGATCGTGTCGCGGCTGCCGTAAGCGGTGCGGGCTTCGGCGAGGTGGCCGCGCGCCGCGTCGAGTTCGCCGCGGGCGACCGCGAGCTGGGCGAGGCGGAGGGAGGCCGAGCCGCGGGGCTTGCTGCTGGTGGCCGAGCGGAGCAACCGTGTGGCGATCTCCCCGATCTCGTCCCAGCTGCCCAGGGAGAAGAGGGACTCGGCCCGGTTGGCCTCGACCCAGCCGATGCTGTCGACGAGTCCGTAGGAGCGGGCGACGCGGATGCCGTCGTCGGCGAGTTCGACGGCCTCGCGGGAGCGGCCGAGGGATTCCAGGGCGGAGGAGATGTTGATGTGGGCGCGGGCGGTCTCGGTGAACTGGCCGAGGGCCGTGGTCCGTTCCCGTACCGCGTGCATCTCGGCGAGACCGGCCTCGACGTCGCCGGCCGCGGTCATGAGGGTGCCGAGGGTGAGCCGGGCGTTGAGTTCGATCGACTCGGCGTTGACGAGCCGGGCGTACTCGACGGCGCGTTCGGCGGCGGTGAGGGCGTCGGGGCCGGGGTTGCGGAGCATGCCCCAGCCGGCGGCGCCGACGAGGACCACGGCGTGGACGGCGGACGGGGGGAGGCCCTTGACGAGTTCCTGGGCGCGGGCGATCTCCTCCCAGCCGTCGCCCCGGCCGAGGTTGGACTGGAGGCGGGCCCGCTCGGTCCAGAACCAGGCGGCGCGCAGGGGGTCGTCGGACTCCGCGCTGTCGAGGAGGCGCAGTGCCGTCCTGCAGATCTTCAGGGCGCGTTCGCGGTCGCCGCTGAGCCGGGCGGCGACGGCGGCCTCGGCGAGCAGGTCGAGGTAGCTGAGCGCGGCGGTCTCGGGGTCGCAGCCGCAGGGCGGGTAGGCCTCGGCGTAGTCCATGGGCCGGAGTGAGCCGCGGGTCTCGGCGGGGGCCTCGTCCCAGAGTTCCATGGCCCGTTCGAGGAGCCGGAGTTGCTCGGCGTAGGCGTGGCGCTTGCGGGTGGCGACGGAGGCGCGGAGGACGGCGGGCAGGGCCTTGGCCGGGTCGTGCGCGTGGTACCAGTAGGTGGCGAGCCGGTTGGCGCGTTCGTCGGCCCG is part of the Streptomyces sp. NBC_00250 genome and harbors:
- a CDS encoding DUF6191 domain-containing protein, whose translation is MFDPLAELFTPGRRHTEEELRRQALTREDPGDADPSRGPIDLTSGRVTIRAPRPAAGDAAADGGPGGSEGRVEEVEAVGQGGGLAPAGDAELGEDVGDVDAGRLG
- a CDS encoding helix-turn-helix transcriptional regulator translates to MSDGTDACAMLGAVETRSVSPVFVGRAGELTALTEALSRATAGEPQALLIGGEAGVGKTRLIEEFLDTACGQGAVVALGGCVELGADGLPFAPFATALRSLRRRLPDELTTAADGQEAELARLLPELGDPGSHDSSDEDSTARLFELTVRLLERLAADRTIVLVLEDLHWADASTRHLLTYLLRTLRRGRIVVVASYRADDIHRRHPLRPLLAELDRLRTIRRIELARFTRTEVHRQLTGILAAEPDPGLVEEVFERSDGNAFFVEELVVSHEAGCAPGQLSDSLRDLLLVRVETLSEDAQRVARIVAEGGSTVEYGLLAAVARLGEDELIEALRAAVGANLLLAVPDGDGYRFRHSLVREAVSDDLLPGERSRLNRRYAEALESDPALVRADERANRLATYWYHAHDPAKALPAVLRASVATRKRHAYAEQLRLLERAMELWDEAPAETRGSLRPMDYAEAYPPCGCDPETAALSYLDLLAEAAVAARLSGDRERALKICRTALRLLDSAESDDPLRAAWFWTERARLQSNLGRGDGWEEIARAQELVKGLPPSAVHAVVLVGAAGWGMLRNPGPDALTAAERAVEYARLVNAESIELNARLTLGTLMTAAGDVEAGLAEMHAVRERTTALGQFTETARAHINISSALESLGRSREAVELADDGIRVARSYGLVDSIGWVEANRAESLFSLGSWDEIGEIATRLLRSATSSKPRGSASLRLAQLAVARGELDAARGHLAEARTAYGSRDTIPQYVLPMAQVEIAVAAAEGRVEDVRTQLAAAEAAGFPPGTHRYGWPLVLTAVTAEADSRGLPAAAEGRAEALDVVRRSVRRLATPAPVWEAHSRQVSEEIARAEGRETAARWAEVVAAYEPLERPHQLARARHRLADALLVEGGRREEATALLRQAHATAVRLGARPLREDVELLAARARLSLAAEKQAPAPAEPGDDTFGLTPREQDVLGLVAAGRTNRQIAEELFISPKTASVHVSNILAKLGVAGRGEAAALAHRLHLLDTPL